In Nitrospirota bacterium, the genomic window CGAGATGACTTTCTGTGTGCTCATGTCTATGACTGAGACAGAATCAGACATCTCGTTTGGGATTACTGAAATATCAGTAGAGGGGTTTATGGCAATGCTTTTTGGGTTTAACTCAAGAGGGATGGATGAAAGCAAAAAAACAGACAGGAGTATTAAGGCAGGATACATTGGCCATCGCCTTTTAGTAAGTTTCATATTTACCCCTTCATCTCGGTCATATCATCCACATGTGCGGTTGCCTTATTACGGAATAAGGCAATGATTATTGCAAGGCCAATTGCGGCCTCTGCAGCGGCAACCGTAATCACAAAGAAACTCAGAATCTGGCCACGGAGGTCATGAAGGTGTGTGCCGAATGAGACCAAGCTCATGTTTACGGCATTCAGCATCAACTCGATAGATATGAACATGATTATTATGTTTCTTCTTGCGAGAAAGCCAAAGACCCCTATTCCAAAAACAACCGTCGAAAGCCATATATACCATTCTAATGGGACCATAAACACCTCATGATTTAAGTCTTTTCTTTGCAAGAACGATTGCGCCCACTATTGCCACAAGAAGCACCACGGATGCTATCTCAAACGGAAACAGATACTCTGTATAAAGCACCTCTGCCAATACCTTCGTAGGGGTCTCGCTCTTAAGAAGCTCGGGGCTAAAGATTCCTTTAGTGCCTGTTGAAATGGATTTCAGGGTTGTCAGCACTGTCCCTAAGAGCGCAACTGCAAGCAGAAGCCCCAGCGGCCATAAGCCAATGTATCTTCGCTCGATTACCTCCTCTTTGAGGTTTAACATCAGCACGACAAAGAGGAAAAGCACAAGTATGGCTCCTGCATAAACGATTACCTGTATTGCGGCAAGGAACTCTGCATTCAGGGTTAGGTAAAGCCCTGCTATATGGAAGAAAAGAAGGAGCATGAAGACTATGCTATGAACAGGGTTTTTCCTCGTTATAACTGTAACCGAAAGCGCAATTATAGCAATCGCAAGGTAGATAAAAATTGCCTGTGATGCCATTTAACCCTCTTTCTTTCTAAATACAGGCTGGCCCTCGTATTCCCTGTAATCGTTAAGAGTGGGATGCCAGAATTTTTCGAAGTACTGCTTGCCCTTTTCGCCTGCCATATATTTATTCCAGTTGGAAATCAGCTTTTCCTTTGTCATATAGAGTGCCTCTTTCGAATAGTCCGAATACTCAAAATGCTCTGTGAGGACAATTGCACCAACAGGACATGCCTCAACGCAGAAGGCACAGTAAATGCACCTCAAGATTTCAATCTCGTATTTTTCAGGAACCTTTCTGCCATCCTCGCCTTCTTTTGTGTAGATGTAGATACACTTTGAGGGACATACTGCGGCACAGAGACCACATGCAATACATTTTTCTTTTCCAGTAGATGGCTCTATAGCGAATGCATGGAGTCCCCTAAAGCCTGGAAAAGCAGGCCTTTTCTCCTCAGGGTATTGTCTTGTAACTGCATGTGTGAGCATGGACTTAAATGTCAGTGCCATGCCCTTAAGGATTTCCGTGAAGAATACTGTCTTTACAATCTCTTTGAATTTCATATCAACCCCTCATAACCTTTATAAAGCCTGTGATGACGATATTTAAAAGTGCAAGCGGTATCAGGACCTTCCACCCTATAGCCATAAGCTGGTCATACCTGTATCTTGGGACCGTTGCCCTTATCCAGTAGTAAAAGAATATGAGGACATAAACCTTTACTGCAAACCATGCAAACGGAATATACGGAATCTCAAATGGTCCGTTCCAGCCTCCAAGAAAGCATACAGTTGCAATCGAGGACATTATAATCATTCCGATATATTCTGCGGCATAAAACAAGGCAAACCTCATGCCTGAGTATTCCACGAAATAGCCTGCAACAATCTCGCTTTCAGCCTCGGGAAGGTCAAATGGGGTCCTGTTTGTCTCAGCCACTGCGGAAACCAAGAAAACAAAGAAACCCAGAAACTGAGGGATAAGATACATCTTAAGTGGATATGCGCTCTGAGCCTTTACTATGTCTGAGAGGTTAAGACTGCCTGCCATCATCATAACGCCGACGAGGCTTAACCCCATGGCTATCTCATAGCTTATTACCTGTGCCGATGACCTTAGCCCGCCTAAGAAGGAATACTTCGAGTTGGATGACCAGCCTGCAAGCACTATACCATATGCTCCTAAGGAGGACATTGCAAATATAAAAAGAAGTCCTATGTTGATGTTAGCGATTGCAAAACCCTCAAAAAAGGGTATCACTGCAAGCGAAGACATGGTCGCAAAAACAGCTATTACAGGTGCAATGTAAAATATCGGCTTGTCTGCCTGAGCAGGGATTATGTCCTCCTTAAAGAAGAGCTTTACGAAATCCGCTATTGGCTGAAGAATGCCATGAGGGCCAACCCTCATAGGTCCCAATCTTACCTGCATATGGCCTATAGCTTTTCTTTCAAAATATGTGGCATAGGCAACATGAGCCATTACAATCCCTACTACGATGGCTATTTTAATAACGATAAAAACTATATTTATCAGGACATCTAAGCCTTGCTTTGAAAACAGTGAAACACCAAACGAAAAAATCGCTCTCAAAATCTCTTCCACTACTTATCCTTTCTCTATCGAGACTATAGTCTTTTGGATTTGAGGCGTTCTGGTAATAGGGTCAAGGCTATAGCCAACAAGGCTCAGTGCACCCTTAGCCTCGAAGTTATTGCTCAAAAGCACTATGTTTTCATCTAATGACCTATCTGTCTTGACCTTAAGCTTGATAGCCCCTTTGTCAGACGATACCTTTGCTATGTCACCATCTTTTAGTTTAAACCTCGATGCAGTTTTAGGGTTTACTCTGATGACTGCCTCTGGATAAATACTAAGAAGTGCAGGGGATTTCCTTGTCAAGGTGCCTGAATGAAACAAGGGCTTTTCGAGCATCAGGCAAATGTCACCATTGGATTTTTCGTATAGCGAGGTCAGTTCTATATTTAACTCAGGCAGTTCAGGTTCAACGGGCTTCCCTTTATATGGCCAGACATTAAAGCCTTTTTCTATGTCCTTATAAGAAAGCCCTGCATGAAGCGGAGAGACCTCTGATATTTCTTTCATAATGTTTTCGGCTGAGCTGTATGGCATTTTTAATCCCAATCTTTTGCCGACCTCCGAGATTATCATCCAGTCCTCCATTCCATTACGATGAACCGTTTTTCTGAGGAGCTGAATTCTTCTTTCTAAGTTCGTATATGTGCCATCCTTTTCTGCCCAGCTTAAGGCAGGAAGGACAACATCTGCCATCTGTGCGGTCTCTGACATAAAAATATCCTGAACAACAAGGAATTCTAATTTAGATAAGGCATTTTTAACATAACTACTGTCAGGGAGGTTAAATGCAGGGTTTTCTCCCATAACATACATTGCCTTTATACTGCCCTTGTCTACTGCCTCAATCATCTCCATAAGGGATAGCCCTTTGTCCAATGGAACTTTTATGTCCCAGACATCTTCGCATTTTCTTTTCAGGTCTTTCATTTCAATGGGAATTCCGCCTGGAAGTGCATCCGGGAGACAACCCATGTCAAGAGTTCCATTTTCATTTGGCCTCTCTGACATAAGGTAGAGCTTTGCATTTGTAAGGTAGGAGATAGAGGCAAGCATAAAGATATCCGTGCTCCTTTGCATGGCATCCCTGCCTACCACAATAGCAGGCGATTCCGCACGGCTTAGACTAACTATTACAGCATCGAGGGAATCTTTTTTAATTTTACACTGATTAATCAGCTCATTGATTGAGACATTAAAATCTTTTAGCTTTGCCTCGAGAAAGGGGTTTTTGCCTGGAAGCCCTTTTTCTTTAATGAGAATGCTGAGGATACCAGATAGCAAGAGGGTTTCTGTATATGGGACTGGTGTAAGGTTTACTGTGTTGTATCTTTTTAAGCCAGGGATATGTCCAATTGTGAGCACTTTTGAGCCTTTTCTAAATGCCTCTCTTACCTGAATACCGAGCACAGGGTTTATCTGGGTCGGGTCTCCACCTGCCACGAATATGGCATCTGAGTTTGTAACGCCGGATATGACATTTGCAGTTACACCTGAGCCCAAAAGCCTCTCTATAAGCCTTCTACTGCCTGCAAGTGCCATCCTCGAAGTGGAATCTATATTGTTACTTCCAAGACCTCTTAAGAGTTTCTGGAATACATAGTTTTCCTCATTCGTGCACCTTCCTGATGCAATCCCTGAGATAGCGCTGCCTTGA contains:
- the nuoK gene encoding NADH-quinone oxidoreductase subunit NuoK; this translates as MVPLEWYIWLSTVVFGIGVFGFLARRNIIIMFISIELMLNAVNMSLVSFGTHLHDLRGQILSFFVITVAAAEAAIGLAIIIALFRNKATAHVDDMTEMKG
- a CDS encoding NADH-quinone oxidoreductase subunit J; translation: MASQAIFIYLAIAIIALSVTVITRKNPVHSIVFMLLLFFHIAGLYLTLNAEFLAAIQVIVYAGAILVLFLFVVLMLNLKEEVIERRYIGLWPLGLLLAVALLGTVLTTLKSISTGTKGIFSPELLKSETPTKVLAEVLYTEYLFPFEIASVVLLVAIVGAIVLAKKRLKS
- the nuoI gene encoding NADH-quinone oxidoreductase subunit NuoI, giving the protein MKFKEIVKTVFFTEILKGMALTFKSMLTHAVTRQYPEEKRPAFPGFRGLHAFAIEPSTGKEKCIACGLCAAVCPSKCIYIYTKEGEDGRKVPEKYEIEILRCIYCAFCVEACPVGAIVLTEHFEYSDYSKEALYMTKEKLISNWNKYMAGEKGKQYFEKFWHPTLNDYREYEGQPVFRKKEG
- the nuoH gene encoding NADH-quinone oxidoreductase subunit NuoH, with amino-acid sequence MNIVFIVIKIAIVVGIVMAHVAYATYFERKAIGHMQVRLGPMRVGPHGILQPIADFVKLFFKEDIIPAQADKPIFYIAPVIAVFATMSSLAVIPFFEGFAIANINIGLLFIFAMSSLGAYGIVLAGWSSNSKYSFLGGLRSSAQVISYEIAMGLSLVGVMMMAGSLNLSDIVKAQSAYPLKMYLIPQFLGFFVFLVSAVAETNRTPFDLPEAESEIVAGYFVEYSGMRFALFYAAEYIGMIIMSSIATVCFLGGWNGPFEIPYIPFAWFAVKVYVLIFFYYWIRATVPRYRYDQLMAIGWKVLIPLALLNIVITGFIKVMRG
- the nuoG gene encoding NADH-quinone oxidoreductase subunit NuoG: MIKITINGKEIQLEKPITILDAAKANGIKIPHFCHHSLLEQWGGCRMCLVEVERMPKLQTACTLYVTDGMVIRTESETISKARKSVLEFILINHPLDCPVCDKAGECKLQDYVVQYGATAGRFRETKIKHPEGLEDPIIVRNPERCIMCTRCVRMCDGVQGASAIAIINRGNHSTMEPLSGKRFDCEYCGNCLTVCPVGALMSRLHRYSYRPWQLTDEVQTICPFCGVGCSLIVQVRDQEIKRVVPKVGLGTNKGILCNRGRFGYEYVSHHERLTSPLIKKNGHHVPVSWDEALTMTAKRLGNIKDSAQGSAISGIASGRCTNEENYVFQKLLRGLGSNNIDSTSRMALAGSRRLIERLLGSGVTANVISGVTNSDAIFVAGGDPTQINPVLGIQVREAFRKGSKVLTIGHIPGLKRYNTVNLTPVPYTETLLLSGILSILIKEKGLPGKNPFLEAKLKDFNVSINELINQCKIKKDSLDAVIVSLSRAESPAIVVGRDAMQRSTDIFMLASISYLTNAKLYLMSERPNENGTLDMGCLPDALPGGIPIEMKDLKRKCEDVWDIKVPLDKGLSLMEMIEAVDKGSIKAMYVMGENPAFNLPDSSYVKNALSKLEFLVVQDIFMSETAQMADVVLPALSWAEKDGTYTNLERRIQLLRKTVHRNGMEDWMIISEVGKRLGLKMPYSSAENIMKEISEVSPLHAGLSYKDIEKGFNVWPYKGKPVEPELPELNIELTSLYEKSNGDICLMLEKPLFHSGTLTRKSPALLSIYPEAVIRVNPKTASRFKLKDGDIAKVSSDKGAIKLKVKTDRSLDENIVLLSNNFEAKGALSLVGYSLDPITRTPQIQKTIVSIEKG